Proteins from a genomic interval of Alteromonas macleodii ATCC 27126:
- a CDS encoding RES family NAD+ phosphorylase yields MSVIINEDELIEEHGDVFEELFDADMESWFSADIACCDNCYDDFVKAWPLALNANDGEFQCQTIDLKSFYSGSKRISQCYTEDEFNVLIKLINCPRCDEVLSGNFWPYELPFKYDLNQLDFEKSINEIVELSETTPFLLLSNQFANDTFELLKKVALSTDSLLIEYSLFRARVANQIEALNFGQFAFPPKKFIQEGRYNHAGQQVLYTASDLETCFREVREVLCYIAEFKLKKEIKILDLSFPDESHSDFESELSALVFSSLMSRELDTEGYHKPCYVFSRFIADCAKLAGFDAIKYPSTRIVGNNFNLVIVSDLIIEESIEFLNVSLKDSTKTYSLKIDT; encoded by the coding sequence ATGTCAGTAATAATTAATGAAGATGAATTAATTGAAGAACATGGAGATGTATTTGAAGAGCTCTTCGATGCTGACATGGAGTCTTGGTTCTCCGCGGATATAGCTTGTTGTGATAATTGTTATGACGACTTTGTAAAGGCTTGGCCACTAGCGTTAAATGCGAACGATGGTGAGTTTCAATGTCAAACAATCGATTTGAAATCGTTTTATAGTGGTTCAAAGCGAATAAGTCAGTGTTATACGGAAGATGAGTTTAATGTTCTAATCAAACTGATTAATTGCCCTCGTTGCGATGAAGTTTTATCCGGAAACTTCTGGCCATATGAGTTACCTTTCAAATATGATTTAAACCAGTTAGATTTTGAAAAGTCGATAAACGAAATTGTTGAGTTGTCAGAAACAACTCCCTTTTTACTTCTCTCGAACCAGTTTGCTAATGATACTTTTGAATTATTAAAAAAAGTAGCTCTCTCAACGGATTCACTTTTAATTGAATATTCATTGTTTCGAGCGAGAGTGGCAAATCAAATCGAAGCGTTGAATTTCGGGCAGTTTGCTTTTCCACCTAAAAAATTCATACAAGAAGGTAGGTATAACCATGCAGGCCAACAAGTGTTATACACAGCAAGCGATCTAGAAACATGCTTCAGAGAAGTTCGAGAAGTTCTTTGCTACATAGCTGAGTTCAAACTAAAAAAAGAAATTAAAATTTTGGATTTAAGTTTTCCAGATGAATCACATTCTGATTTTGAATCCGAATTATCTGCCTTAGTTTTTTCATCATTGATGAGTCGAGAGCTAGATACTGAGGGTTATCACAAACCATGTTATGTTTTCTCTAGGTTCATTGCCGACTGTGCAAAATTAGCTGGTTTCGATGCTATAAAATATCCTTCAACAAGGATTGTTGGCAATAATTTCAATTTAGTTATTGTAAGTGACCTTATTATAGAAGAGTCTATAGAGTTTCTTAATGTAAGTTTAAAGGACTCAACTAAAACATATTCCCTTAAAATTGATACATAA
- a CDS encoding glutamate-5-semialdehyde dehydrogenase → MSIITELAQQAKKAARTLAILSESQKNAVLTDMAAAIRANKSKIIEVNEKEVARAKENNLDAAMVDRLILNDERIEAMAEGIEVIVELDDPVGKERVIGTRPNGIEIKKMRIPLGVVCMIYEARPNVTADAGALCFKSGNAVILRGGKEALDTSLAIAELMQDVLEKHNLPKALVTVVPNPDRALMQELMEQRDYIDVIIPRGGEGLINYVTDNAKVPVIQHFKGVCHLYVDKDADLDKAMALLLNGKTQRTGVCNALEGLVVHQAVAGDFLPKVADAFKEKGVKVHVNDKGSQYFDGADVISEDAYGEEYLGLEIAIRVVDDFEAAVDHIAQFGSNHTEVICTEDAEKGKLFQRAVDASVVMVNASSRFSDGSQLGLGAEIGIATTKLHAYGPMGLESLTSEKYLVNGEGQIRD, encoded by the coding sequence ATGAGCATTATTACAGAGTTAGCACAACAGGCAAAAAAAGCTGCACGTACACTGGCTATTTTAAGTGAAAGCCAGAAAAACGCGGTGTTAACTGATATGGCCGCGGCAATTCGTGCAAACAAAAGTAAAATTATTGAAGTAAACGAAAAGGAAGTCGCGCGCGCCAAAGAGAATAACTTAGACGCAGCGATGGTTGACCGCTTAATCCTAAACGATGAGCGTATTGAAGCCATGGCTGAAGGCATCGAAGTTATTGTTGAACTTGACGATCCTGTGGGTAAAGAGCGCGTTATCGGTACACGTCCAAACGGTATTGAGATTAAGAAAATGCGTATACCGCTTGGTGTTGTGTGCATGATATATGAAGCACGACCTAATGTTACTGCCGACGCAGGCGCGCTGTGCTTTAAATCGGGTAACGCAGTGATATTACGTGGTGGTAAAGAAGCACTAGATACGAGTTTAGCCATTGCTGAGCTTATGCAAGACGTGCTGGAGAAGCACAATTTACCAAAAGCGCTGGTAACGGTAGTTCCGAACCCAGATCGTGCATTAATGCAAGAGCTAATGGAGCAGCGTGATTACATTGACGTAATTATTCCACGTGGTGGTGAAGGTCTAATCAACTACGTGACTGACAACGCTAAAGTGCCGGTAATTCAGCACTTTAAAGGTGTGTGTCACCTTTACGTAGACAAAGATGCTGATCTAGATAAAGCCATGGCGCTACTTCTAAATGGTAAAACACAGCGTACTGGCGTATGTAATGCCTTAGAAGGCTTAGTTGTACACCAAGCCGTTGCGGGTGATTTTCTGCCTAAAGTGGCCGATGCATTCAAAGAAAAGGGTGTTAAGGTTCACGTAAACGACAAAGGTAGCCAGTACTTTGATGGTGCTGACGTTATTTCTGAAGACGCGTACGGTGAAGAGTATCTTGGCCTTGAAATCGCTATCCGTGTAGTTGACGATTTCGAAGCAGCGGTTGACCACATTGCGCAATTTGGTAGTAACCACACTGAAGTAATTTGCACGGAAGATGCTGAAAAAGGCAAGTTATTCCAACGCGCAGTTGATGCAAGTGTAGTAATGGTTAATGCCTCTTCACGTTTTTCTGATGGTAGCCAGCTTGGCTTAGGTGCAGAAATTGGTATCGCAACCACTAAGCTACATGCTTATGGCCCAATGGGCTTGGAGTCGTTGACTTCAGAGAAATATTTAGTGAATGGCGAAGGCCAAATTCGCGATTAA
- the proB gene encoding glutamate 5-kinase produces MSHPNWKRVVIKVGSALISPNQQGCSSHYLLSIAQFIVRCRANGTQVVLVSSGSVAAGAHLFPEQEKSDIAVKKAMAAAGQTEMIATWDRLFDFPSAQMLLTHADLRDRERYVSIRETIFSLLDNNILPIVNENDTVTTDKLKVGDNDNLSAMVASAAEADALIICSDIDGLYDKNPHEHDDAQLLKSVNTIDQSIYDMAGGAVKGGVGTGGMRTKIEAAEKAVSHGIDTYIINGFTELSFNMLLAGENPGTHFKPHAKPMQENVHWMRHTSNAQGEVIVEGDFDASLAGDAEQLTSSEIIDVKGEFSVGDTILVRKEDGTKLVKAKSNYSSCLLNFIANQENEEFAHEFEEKTGPIISDQHIANLEKE; encoded by the coding sequence ATGAGTCATCCAAATTGGAAACGCGTAGTCATCAAAGTGGGTAGTGCATTGATATCGCCCAACCAACAAGGTTGTAGCAGTCATTACCTTTTGAGCATTGCGCAATTTATCGTGCGATGCAGAGCCAACGGTACACAAGTTGTACTCGTGTCTTCTGGTTCTGTCGCAGCAGGCGCGCACCTGTTTCCAGAGCAAGAAAAGTCAGATATTGCAGTTAAAAAAGCAATGGCAGCAGCGGGTCAAACCGAAATGATTGCCACGTGGGACAGACTGTTTGATTTTCCGTCTGCTCAGATGCTTTTAACGCATGCTGATTTGCGAGACAGAGAGCGTTACGTAAGTATCCGTGAAACGATATTCAGTTTATTGGATAACAATATCCTGCCTATCGTTAACGAAAACGACACCGTTACCACCGACAAATTGAAAGTGGGTGATAACGATAATTTATCGGCCATGGTGGCGTCGGCAGCTGAAGCAGATGCACTTATCATCTGTTCAGACATTGATGGGTTGTACGATAAAAACCCGCATGAACACGACGACGCACAATTGCTTAAATCAGTTAATACCATTGATCAAAGCATTTATGACATGGCTGGCGGTGCGGTAAAAGGCGGTGTAGGCACCGGTGGTATGCGCACTAAAATTGAAGCGGCCGAAAAAGCCGTTTCGCATGGTATAGATACATATATTATTAACGGCTTTACTGAACTGTCGTTTAATATGCTGCTAGCAGGTGAAAACCCAGGCACGCATTTCAAACCTCACGCCAAGCCAATGCAAGAGAATGTGCATTGGATGCGCCATACGTCAAACGCGCAGGGTGAGGTGATAGTAGAAGGGGACTTTGACGCCTCTTTAGCTGGCGACGCAGAGCAACTGACAAGTAGCGAAATTATTGACGTGAAAGGTGAGTTCTCGGTAGGCGACACCATTCTAGTACGTAAAGAAGACGGTACTAAACTGGTAAAAGCCAAGTCGAATTACAGTAGCTGTTTATTGAATTTCATTGCGAATCAGGAAAACGAAGAATTCGCCCATGAGTTTGAGGAAAAGACTGGGCCAATTATTTCTGATCAGCACATAGCAAATCTGGAGAAAGAATGA
- a CDS encoding MBOAT family O-acyltransferase, which yields MKSKLSLAQYVKKRNGVPLGASGSMTNMLSRSFGATSFPVFWHYWNPIWGYYLSRNVMRPLASFLPTSLATFVTFLVSGALHDLAVSIVELKTVLFFTPWFGLMGLIVVVSKGAGISYGHVSWPVRALINASFILVSLGLMYFLEKLYA from the coding sequence ATGAAAAGCAAACTCTCACTTGCACAATATGTTAAGAAGCGAAATGGGGTTCCATTAGGGGCAAGTGGCTCCATGACAAACATGCTTTCGCGCTCTTTTGGCGCGACTTCTTTTCCGGTGTTTTGGCACTATTGGAACCCAATCTGGGGTTACTATTTATCACGCAATGTCATGCGTCCACTTGCGAGTTTTCTTCCAACTTCGTTAGCCACTTTTGTTACGTTTCTCGTTAGCGGCGCGCTTCATGATTTAGCGGTTTCAATCGTCGAGCTGAAAACCGTTCTCTTCTTCACACCTTGGTTTGGATTAATGGGTTTGATTGTTGTAGTTTCTAAAGGGGCAGGGATCTCATATGGCCATGTAAGTTGGCCTGTTCGTGCGTTAATTAATGCGTCGTTTATTTTAGTATCGTTAGGTTTAATGTACTTTTTGGAAAAGTTGTACGCATAA
- a CDS encoding amidohydrolase family protein, which produces MSSEITTTRKVMLKHMLTAILFLHYPTFAKESVLIENVTVVSSHLQEPLLKAHVLISDGRIKAVSSSKIEKTFDVQVIDGTALYLAPGIMDSHVHVSSIPGMGFGVEPVAQKNEALAEEYYKQQPYSFLYYGITQVVDPNPGLEWKKFTASEIHPDYYRCEVITSRSTFPLVEKNDELSKSMFSYIVEQDVAETAQNSPEQIGKRIAESGASCIKIYFEDGYGDESHWPLLSDDTLKRIRKSASQHKLPLVAHANALDMYQRAIDAEVDVIAHGLWNWGEFSRETEVSKSMHGVLNQLMSKSTGYMTTQRVIAGLGELMLHNSHGVSEYSKVTPEELIEWYKQPSAQWFKEELRAGFDGLPDEVIARIFLKDRVGKGNKILKILTEADYPLLLGSDFPGSPSFSNQPGLTTFLEMKVMADAGVSLAAILSAATINNARQFNIDEDYGTVEVGKVANLLLLEQNPLNTVDAWSNIHHIILHGEVFNRSDFAADTIANKSLQRTSR; this is translated from the coding sequence GTGTCTAGCGAGATCACAACAACAAGGAAAGTTATGCTTAAACATATGCTCACTGCGATTCTGTTTCTACATTATCCTACTTTTGCAAAAGAGAGTGTGCTGATTGAAAATGTGACCGTCGTATCATCGCACCTTCAGGAGCCATTACTAAAGGCGCATGTTCTTATTTCTGATGGACGGATAAAGGCAGTATCGTCATCTAAGATTGAAAAAACATTTGATGTACAGGTAATAGACGGGACTGCTTTATACCTAGCTCCTGGAATAATGGATAGCCATGTTCATGTTTCATCTATTCCTGGCATGGGATTTGGCGTGGAGCCTGTGGCGCAAAAGAATGAAGCACTTGCTGAAGAATACTATAAACAGCAACCCTATAGCTTCTTGTACTACGGTATAACACAGGTTGTCGACCCAAACCCCGGGCTTGAATGGAAGAAATTTACTGCTTCTGAAATACATCCTGATTACTATCGTTGCGAAGTCATTACCTCACGCTCAACGTTTCCTTTGGTAGAGAAAAATGATGAGCTGTCGAAATCCATGTTTTCCTATATCGTTGAACAGGACGTTGCTGAGACAGCACAGAACTCTCCTGAACAAATTGGGAAACGTATTGCTGAATCCGGCGCATCTTGCATAAAAATATACTTTGAAGATGGCTATGGCGATGAAAGTCATTGGCCGTTATTGTCTGACGATACCCTGAAACGTATTCGAAAATCTGCATCACAACATAAACTACCTCTGGTAGCGCATGCCAATGCATTGGATATGTATCAAAGAGCCATTGATGCAGAGGTGGATGTAATTGCGCACGGGCTCTGGAATTGGGGGGAGTTTTCGCGTGAAACTGAAGTGTCCAAATCAATGCATGGCGTGCTTAACCAGTTAATGAGCAAAAGCACTGGGTACATGACAACCCAAAGGGTAATTGCTGGACTAGGTGAACTCATGTTGCATAACTCACATGGTGTTTCTGAATATAGTAAGGTAACGCCCGAAGAATTAATTGAATGGTATAAGCAACCCTCAGCACAATGGTTTAAAGAAGAATTACGCGCAGGATTTGACGGACTACCCGACGAGGTTATTGCTCGAATCTTTTTGAAAGATAGGGTGGGGAAAGGTAACAAAATTTTAAAAATCCTCACCGAGGCAGACTATCCGCTGTTATTAGGTTCTGATTTTCCGGGAAGTCCCAGTTTTTCCAACCAACCTGGTTTAACCACTTTCCTTGAAATGAAAGTAATGGCAGACGCTGGCGTATCTTTAGCTGCAATACTCTCAGCTGCGACCATTAACAATGCGCGACAATTTAATATTGATGAAGATTACGGAACGGTTGAAGTTGGTAAGGTTGCAAATTTACTTTTGCTAGAACAAAACCCTTTAAATACCGTGGACGCTTGGAGCAACATCCACCACATTATCCTACATGGAGAAGTTTTTAATCGATCAGATTTTGCTGCAGATACTATAGCTAACAAATCACTGCAGCGGACGAGCCGCTGA
- a CDS encoding DUF1244 domain-containing protein, translating to MDKQTQTEVEAAVFRRLVEHLDANKDVQNIDLMILADFCRNCLAKWYSAAASEQGADIDYEAAREVVYKMPYSEWKEKHQLPATDEQLEKLAARQGK from the coding sequence ATGGATAAGCAAACGCAAACCGAAGTAGAAGCAGCAGTATTTCGCCGCTTAGTAGAACACCTAGACGCGAATAAAGACGTTCAAAACATTGACCTGATGATTTTGGCCGATTTCTGCCGTAACTGCTTAGCAAAATGGTATTCGGCCGCTGCAAGCGAGCAGGGCGCTGATATCGACTACGAAGCCGCACGCGAAGTGGTATACAAAATGCCGTATTCAGAGTGGAAAGAGAAACACCAGCTTCCAGCTACTGACGAGCAGTTGGAGAAGTTGGCTGCTAGGCAGGGGAAGTAG
- a CDS encoding HNH endonuclease: MLVLRLNKAGMPQEWIDVEQAAKLYSQDKVLFELGSDAITLKGGWNHEGLQSQLTLSSIIACDGKVTDLSGKVALTNRYLFRRDSYLCMYCGNKFTPKQLTRDHIIPRSRGGKDSWTNVATACQRCNHAKGAKTPEEANMPLLAVPFRPNVYERFYLMNRRILADQMAFLQGHFTSHREWTCLE; encoded by the coding sequence ATGTTGGTACTTCGACTTAATAAAGCAGGCATGCCACAAGAGTGGATAGATGTTGAACAAGCCGCAAAGCTTTACAGTCAAGATAAGGTGCTATTTGAGCTAGGTAGTGATGCTATTACGTTAAAGGGAGGCTGGAATCACGAAGGACTCCAAAGTCAGCTTACCCTGTCTAGTATTATCGCGTGCGACGGCAAGGTAACAGATTTATCTGGCAAAGTTGCCCTTACTAATCGCTATTTGTTTAGGCGCGATAGCTACCTGTGTATGTACTGCGGCAATAAGTTTACGCCAAAGCAGCTTACCCGAGACCACATTATCCCCCGCTCTCGCGGCGGAAAAGACAGTTGGACGAACGTTGCCACGGCTTGCCAGCGGTGTAATCACGCGAAAGGTGCTAAAACACCAGAAGAAGCCAACATGCCCCTACTCGCGGTTCCGTTTAGGCCAAATGTGTACGAGCGTTTTTATTTAATGAACAGGCGGATTTTGGCTGACCAAATGGCCTTTTTACAAGGCCACTTCACCAGCCACAGAGAATGGACGTGCTTAGAATAG
- a CDS encoding mechanosensitive ion channel family protein gives MEIVIDPAQLWHQFISFANDYKLLTSLVLLIVLHFIKKGVLRLIRRISSHRGEDRRNQINILEQLGNAFIIIVLMMVWSSEIQTLAISIAAFMVAIVLATREFIQCFMGFIYYLGARPFRVGDWIQMNNIIGEVVEMDWAKTALLEVDPESFNYTGKHVYVPNSQLVTQTVRNLNFMRRYRLHSFEIVNEPSVNAYSLLPAFHARAQAHCEYFRDVAERYKGLIERHLEQEFIRIDPEVEIKTNELAKVVVKVSLFCPTAEAHELEHKMCSDWLSLWFKAQKEEQRQLHAQHSDSSSVQNQAKAMPDAQTTTSGTL, from the coding sequence ATGGAGATTGTGATAGACCCCGCGCAGTTATGGCATCAATTTATAAGTTTTGCCAATGATTATAAACTGCTGACATCTCTAGTACTTTTAATTGTACTGCACTTTATCAAAAAGGGTGTGTTGCGCCTTATCAGGCGCATTAGTTCTCATCGTGGCGAAGACCGCCGAAACCAAATCAATATCCTAGAGCAGCTGGGTAATGCCTTTATCATTATTGTGTTAATGATGGTGTGGAGCTCTGAAATCCAAACACTGGCAATCTCCATTGCTGCCTTTATGGTGGCCATTGTGTTGGCAACCCGCGAGTTTATTCAGTGCTTTATGGGGTTCATTTACTACTTGGGCGCTCGGCCATTCAGGGTAGGCGACTGGATCCAAATGAACAACATCATTGGTGAAGTGGTAGAAATGGACTGGGCAAAGACAGCGCTTTTAGAAGTAGACCCTGAAAGCTTTAACTACACGGGTAAACACGTGTACGTGCCTAATAGTCAGCTTGTAACTCAAACTGTGCGTAACCTTAACTTCATGCGTCGCTACCGTTTGCATTCATTTGAAATAGTGAACGAGCCTTCTGTTAACGCCTATAGTTTGCTTCCAGCGTTTCATGCCAGGGCACAGGCACATTGTGAATATTTCCGCGATGTAGCAGAGCGCTACAAAGGCCTAATTGAACGTCATTTAGAGCAAGAATTTATTCGCATCGACCCAGAGGTTGAGATTAAAACCAATGAACTTGCCAAAGTGGTGGTAAAGGTAAGCTTGTTTTGCCCTACAGCCGAAGCTCACGAGTTAGAGCACAAAATGTGCTCAGATTGGTTAAGTCTGTGGTTCAAAGCGCAAAAAGAAGAGCAGCGCCAGCTTCATGCACAGCACAGCGATTCCTCTTCGGTGCAAAACCAAGCTAAAGCAATGCCCGACGCACAGACAACTACTAGCGGTACGCTATAG
- the putP gene encoding sodium/proline symporter PutP, with protein MPMESYLSLTVYFIAMLGIGLFAYRQSTSDISGYILGGRQVSPQVTALSAGASDMSGWMLMGLPGAMYLTGFDAVYIAIGLVAGALANYLLVAPKLRVYTEVANDSLTVPEFFAKRFDTPNSSLRIVSAVIIVLFFTLYTSAGLVAGGKLFESAFSVDYQLGLFITLGVVVSYTLLGGFLAVSLTDFVQGCIMFVALVLVPIVAFTEFDSVSQMTSAAYQSVPSFSESLETLTIVGLLSSLGWGLGYFGQPHIIVRFMAIRSVNAIGTARNIGMSWMLVTIIGALATGFVGIAYANQFGLAVDDPETIFIIFSQLLFHPLISGFLMAAILAAIMSTISSQLLVSASSLTEDIYRVMVNKKSSTKALTEKQTVTIGRYGVAGVAVVALLLAMDASNTILSLVSNAWAGFGAAFGPLVLFCLYKKDLTAKAAMAGMISGAVTVLFWIYAPVLADGKTLSSVIYEIIPGFAVSTLTLYVVSRFSENPSSNVQATFAQASEELANQQS; from the coding sequence ATGCCAATGGAAAGTTACCTATCACTAACGGTGTATTTTATAGCGATGTTAGGGATAGGGTTGTTTGCTTACCGACAATCTACCAGTGATATTTCTGGTTATATTTTGGGAGGGCGACAAGTTAGCCCTCAAGTAACCGCACTGTCTGCGGGTGCGTCTGACATGTCTGGTTGGATGCTAATGGGCTTACCAGGTGCAATGTACTTAACCGGTTTCGATGCGGTTTATATTGCAATAGGGTTGGTTGCAGGTGCGTTGGCCAATTATTTACTAGTAGCACCAAAACTTCGCGTTTATACCGAAGTTGCCAACGACTCGCTGACTGTGCCTGAGTTTTTTGCCAAGCGTTTTGATACGCCTAACTCAAGCTTACGCATTGTTTCAGCGGTGATTATCGTACTGTTTTTCACGCTATACACCTCTGCCGGGTTAGTTGCAGGTGGTAAGTTGTTTGAAAGCGCGTTTTCGGTCGATTATCAGTTAGGCCTATTTATTACGCTGGGTGTAGTGGTGTCTTATACACTACTTGGTGGTTTCTTGGCAGTAAGTCTTACGGACTTTGTGCAAGGGTGCATTATGTTCGTGGCGCTTGTACTGGTTCCAATCGTCGCGTTTACCGAGTTCGATAGCGTGTCGCAAATGACAAGCGCCGCTTATCAATCTGTACCCAGTTTTTCTGAATCGTTAGAAACGCTAACGATTGTTGGGTTGTTATCGAGTTTAGGTTGGGGCTTAGGTTACTTTGGACAGCCGCACATTATTGTTCGCTTTATGGCAATTCGTTCTGTTAATGCCATTGGCACAGCGCGAAATATTGGTATGTCGTGGATGTTAGTGACCATCATTGGTGCACTGGCAACAGGATTCGTAGGCATTGCTTATGCCAATCAGTTTGGTCTTGCTGTCGACGACCCTGAGACGATATTTATTATTTTCTCACAATTGCTGTTCCACCCACTTATCAGTGGATTTCTAATGGCTGCTATTTTAGCCGCTATTATGAGTACAATTTCGTCGCAACTGCTGGTTAGCGCAAGTTCGTTAACCGAAGACATTTACCGCGTAATGGTAAATAAAAAGTCTTCAACCAAGGCGCTGACTGAAAAGCAAACGGTAACAATTGGCCGATATGGTGTAGCAGGTGTAGCCGTGGTTGCATTGTTATTAGCCATGGATGCGTCGAACACAATTTTATCTTTAGTAAGTAATGCTTGGGCAGGTTTTGGTGCAGCATTTGGTCCGTTAGTACTGTTTTGTCTGTATAAAAAGGACCTAACAGCGAAAGCGGCAATGGCGGGCATGATTAGCGGTGCGGTAACCGTACTGTTCTGGATTTACGCGCCCGTTTTAGCTGACGGTAAAACGTTAAGCAGCGTTATTTATGAAATTATTCCAGGGTTTGCGGTAAGTACGTTAACGCTTTATGTGGTAAGTCGCTTTAGCGAAAACCCATCGTCAAACGTACAAGCAACATTCGCGCAAGCCAGTGAAGAATTAGCAAATCAACAATCTTAA
- the pnp gene encoding polyribonucleotide nucleotidyltransferase, with translation MTPITKSFQYGQHTVTLETGVIARQATAAVLASMDDTSVLVTVVGKKEAKADQDFFPLTVNYQEKAYAAGKIPGGFFKREGRPSEGETLIARLIDRPIRPLFPEGFKNEVQVVVTVMSANPDIPTDIISMIGTSAALAISGIPFNGPIGAARVGFSNGEYILNTRAEEQAESELDLVVAGTEGAVLMVESEASVLSEDTMLGAVMFGHEQMQTVVNAVNEFAAEVGTEKWDWAPEAENTALKDKVKALAEAEMTAAYQISDKLERKDAVTAATEKALEAILAEDEEQDKKEVLDLLHDLESDVVRSRILSGAPRIDGRDPAMIRALDVATGILPRTHGSALFTRGETQALVAATLGTERDAQMIDELQGKRDSRFMLHYNFPPYCVGETGMIGSPKRREIGHGRLAKRGIQAVMPSEEEFPYVVRVVSEITESNGSSSMASVCGTSLALMDAGVPIKASVAGIAMGLVKSDDNFVVLSDILGDEDHLGDMDFKVAGTTEGITALQMDIKIEGITKEIMQIALKQAKEARLHILNVMDEAIGGHREELSEFAPRIYTMKIDQDKIRDVIGKGGAMIRQITEESDTNIEIEDDGTIKIFATERAKADIAISKIEQVTAEIEVGKTYNGKITRIVDFGAFVEVLPGKEGLVHISQIAHERVNKVTDYLEEGQMVDVKVMEIDRQNRVRLSIKELLEKPAPKSDDAE, from the coding sequence GTGACTCCTATTACTAAATCATTTCAGTATGGACAGCATACTGTAACTCTAGAGACGGGTGTAATTGCTCGTCAGGCAACAGCTGCGGTTCTTGCGAGCATGGACGATACGTCTGTACTGGTAACAGTAGTTGGTAAAAAAGAAGCCAAAGCAGATCAAGACTTCTTCCCACTTACTGTTAACTACCAAGAAAAAGCGTACGCTGCGGGTAAAATCCCAGGTGGTTTCTTCAAGCGTGAAGGTCGTCCATCTGAAGGTGAAACACTGATTGCACGTCTTATCGACCGTCCAATCCGCCCATTATTCCCAGAAGGTTTCAAAAACGAAGTACAAGTTGTTGTTACTGTAATGTCTGCTAACCCAGATATCCCTACAGACATCATCTCTATGATTGGTACTTCAGCAGCCCTTGCTATCTCTGGTATTCCTTTCAACGGCCCAATCGGTGCGGCTCGTGTTGGTTTTAGCAACGGTGAATACATTCTAAATACACGCGCAGAAGAGCAAGCTGAAAGCGAGCTTGACCTTGTTGTTGCGGGTACTGAAGGCGCAGTACTTATGGTTGAATCAGAAGCAAGCGTGCTTTCTGAAGACACTATGCTAGGTGCGGTTATGTTCGGTCACGAGCAAATGCAAACTGTAGTTAACGCAGTTAACGAATTTGCTGCTGAAGTTGGCACTGAGAAGTGGGACTGGGCACCAGAAGCAGAAAACACTGCACTTAAAGACAAAGTTAAAGCACTAGCTGAAGCAGAAATGACTGCGGCTTACCAGATTTCTGACAAGTTAGAGCGTAAAGACGCAGTAACTGCAGCAACTGAAAAAGCACTAGAAGCTATCCTTGCTGAAGACGAAGAACAAGACAAGAAAGAAGTACTAGACCTTCTTCACGACCTTGAGTCTGACGTTGTACGTTCACGCATTCTATCTGGCGCGCCACGTATCGATGGTCGTGACCCAGCAATGATCCGTGCACTTGACGTAGCGACAGGTATTCTTCCTCGTACTCACGGTTCTGCACTTTTTACTCGTGGTGAAACGCAGGCACTTGTAGCTGCTACGCTTGGTACAGAGCGTGACGCACAGATGATTGACGAGCTTCAAGGTAAGCGCGACAGCCGTTTCATGCTTCACTACAACTTCCCTCCATACTGTGTTGGTGAAACAGGTATGATTGGTTCGCCTAAGCGTCGTGAAATTGGTCACGGTCGTCTAGCGAAGCGTGGTATTCAAGCAGTAATGCCAAGTGAAGAAGAATTCCCGTACGTAGTACGTGTGGTTTCTGAAATCACAGAATCAAACGGTTCATCATCAATGGCGTCGGTATGTGGTACTTCACTAGCGCTTATGGATGCAGGTGTTCCAATTAAAGCGTCTGTTGCGGGTATCGCAATGGGCCTAGTTAAGAGTGACGACAACTTTGTTGTACTTTCAGACATTCTTGGTGACGAAGATCACCTTGGCGACATGGACTTTAAAGTAGCGGGTACTACCGAGGGTATTACTGCACTTCAAATGGACATTAAGATTGAAGGTATTACTAAAGAAATCATGCAAATTGCGCTTAAACAAGCAAAAGAAGCACGTTTGCACATTCTTAACGTAATGGACGAAGCAATTGGCGGTCACCGTGAAGAGCTAAGCGAATTTGCTCCGCGCATTTACACAATGAAGATTGACCAAGACAAGATTCGTGACGTTATCGGTAAAGGCGGCGCAATGATCCGTCAAATTACTGAAGAGTCTGACACTAACATCGAGATTGAAGACGACGGTACTATCAAAATCTTCGCGACAGAGCGTGCGAAAGCAGACATCGCTATTAGCAAGATTGAGCAAGTAACGGCTGAAATTGAAGTTGGTAAGACTTACAACGGTAAGATTACACGTATTGTAGATTTCGGTGCGTTTGTAGAAGTGCTTCCAGGTAAAGAAGGTCTTGTTCACATTTCACAAATCGCTCACGAGCGTGTGAACAAAGTAACTGACTACCTAGAAGAAGGCCAAATGGTTGACGTTAAGGTTATGGAAATCGATCGCCAAAACCGTGTTCGTCTAAGCATTAAAGAGCTTCTAGAAAAGCCTGCGCCTAAGTCTGACGACGCAGAGTAA